One Triticum dicoccoides isolate Atlit2015 ecotype Zavitan chromosome 4B, WEW_v2.0, whole genome shotgun sequence genomic window carries:
- the LOC119293728 gene encoding vegetative cell wall protein gp1-like: MTHTRAPSPTLPAPSRRHPTGLASSPLSPPASSPHLLRSTSPRTRPSPSAPCSPARARAYTGSASSSPRRAGSPPPAPRGLRYSRPCPCACPCSGCAPTSRPQCPPLGRRLPPSGSASAHAPASSAYALCNIDLPEFSFAGGGAVGDDLDEREFSNRGGVNQRRQQRGWRELQEPRRPSPWLSRYSRATIAVIIGALKRFMGQATHMGVSAKHATGWVTK, translated from the exons atgacccaCACTCGCGCCCCCTCCCCAACCCTTCCTGCCCCCTCGCGCCGCCACCCTACTGGCCTCGCCTCTTCCCCCCTTTCTCCTCCAGCGTCTTCTCCCCATCTGCTCCGCTCCACCTCTCCGCGGACGcgcccaagtccgagcgcgccatgTTCGCCGGCCCGCGCACGCGCCTACACCGGCTCTGCTTCGTCCAGCCCGCGCCGTGCTGGGTCACCTCCTCCTGCGCCACGCGGGCTCCGCTACTCCCGACCGTGCCCCTGCGCATGCCCCTGCAGCGGCTGCGCTCCCACGAGCCGCCCCCAGTGCCCCCCGCTCGGTCGCCGGCTCCCTCCGTCCGGCTCCGCTTCTGCCCATGCCCCGGCCAGCTCCGCCTATGCCTTGTGCAACATCGATCTCCCCGAGTTCTCTTTCGCTGGTGGGGGAGCTGTTGGCGACGATCTGGATGAGCGAGAGTTCAGCAACAGGGGAGGGGTGAATCAACGGCGGCAGCAGAGAGGGTGGAGAGAATTGCAAGAGCCTAGGCGCCCATCACCATGGCTTTCTCGTTATTCGCGTGCCACCATCGCGGTCATTATTGGAGCTTTGAAAAG GTTCATGGGTCAGGCGACGCACATGGGGGTGTCTGCTAAGCATGCCACTGGGTGGGTGACGAAGTGA